A single region of the Elizabethkingia sp. JS20170427COW genome encodes:
- the leuB gene encoding 3-isopropylmalate dehydrogenase: MSTMNIAVLAGDGIGPEVVAESIKVLKAVSTVYGCKFQFNEAIVGAEAIFKTGNPLPDETLDICKKSDAVLFGAIGDPYFDNNPEAKVRPEQGLLKLRKELGLFANLRPVKIFDKVAENSPIKKEILAGTDMVIYRELISGIYFGEKFTDNEEGYAYDICKYNRTEIERIAHLAFQAAQKRSKKVTLIDKANVLDTSRLWRKICQEIAKEYADVTLEYIFVDNAAMQMILNPRQFDIILTENMFGDIISDEASVIGGSIGLMPSASVGEQNAMFEPIHGSYPQAKGKGIANPIASILSAAMMLDHLDWDTAARNIEKAVEKAIESGIVTQDLNTDKVHSTKEVGDFIASFILDTEKNSYYNYENIKIGKSTIV, encoded by the coding sequence ATGAGTACAATGAATATTGCCGTATTGGCAGGAGATGGGATTGGTCCCGAGGTAGTAGCAGAAAGTATCAAAGTATTAAAAGCTGTTTCTACAGTATATGGATGTAAGTTTCAGTTTAATGAGGCTATTGTAGGGGCAGAAGCTATTTTTAAAACAGGAAACCCTCTTCCAGATGAAACACTAGATATCTGTAAGAAATCTGATGCTGTACTCTTTGGAGCTATTGGAGATCCTTATTTTGATAACAATCCAGAAGCCAAGGTAAGACCAGAGCAAGGTTTATTAAAATTAAGAAAAGAATTGGGGCTTTTTGCCAACCTTAGGCCTGTGAAAATTTTCGATAAAGTAGCGGAGAATAGTCCTATAAAAAAAGAAATTTTGGCAGGTACCGATATGGTGATCTACCGAGAATTAATTAGTGGTATTTATTTCGGAGAAAAATTTACAGATAATGAAGAAGGTTATGCTTATGATATTTGTAAATACAACAGAACAGAAATCGAAAGAATTGCTCATCTAGCCTTCCAGGCAGCACAAAAAAGAAGTAAAAAAGTTACTTTAATCGATAAAGCAAATGTTCTTGATACTTCTAGATTATGGAGAAAAATATGTCAAGAAATTGCAAAAGAATATGCAGATGTAACCTTGGAGTATATCTTCGTAGATAACGCAGCAATGCAGATGATACTTAATCCAAGACAATTTGATATTATCCTTACCGAAAATATGTTTGGAGATATTATCTCAGATGAAGCAAGTGTTATAGGTGGATCTATTGGTCTTATGCCTTCTGCTTCTGTTGGAGAGCAAAATGCCATGTTCGAGCCTATACATGGTTCTTATCCTCAGGCAAAAGGAAAAGGTATTGCCAACCCTATAGCTTCTATATTAAGTGCTGCAATGATGTTGGATCATTTAGATTGGGATACTGCAGCAAGAAATATTGAAAAAGCCGTAGAAAAGGCGATTGAGAGTGGTATAGTAACCCAAGATCTTAATACTGATAAGGTACATTCTACAAAAGAAGTAGGGGACTTTATCGCAAGTTTTATCTTGGATACAGAGAAAAATAGTTACTACAACTACGAA
- the leuD gene encoding 3-isopropylmalate dehydratase small subunit: MQKLNYIKSTAIPLPTENIDTDQIIPARFLKSIDKAGFGDNLFRDWRFQKDGQINTEFVLNNPKYAGEILVAGNNFGCGSSREHAAWALTGYGFRVVVSSYFADIFKGNALNNGLLPIKVSEEFLKNMLQVITESPETEISVDVEKQTITIQDKTESFDIDSYKKICLINGYDDIDFLLSKKEAIEAFEQQLQKA; this comes from the coding sequence ATGCAAAAGTTAAATTATATAAAATCAACAGCCATTCCTTTGCCAACGGAAAATATCGATACCGATCAGATTATTCCAGCAAGATTTTTAAAAAGTATTGATAAGGCAGGTTTTGGTGATAATTTATTCAGAGATTGGAGATTCCAAAAAGATGGACAAATTAATACAGAATTTGTACTGAATAATCCCAAATATGCAGGAGAAATTTTGGTAGCAGGAAATAATTTCGGATGTGGCAGTAGTAGAGAGCATGCTGCGTGGGCATTAACAGGATATGGCTTTAGAGTAGTAGTTTCTAGTTATTTTGCGGATATCTTCAAAGGAAATGCTTTGAATAACGGACTACTTCCTATTAAAGTATCTGAAGAGTTTCTGAAAAATATGTTACAGGTGATTACTGAAAGTCCTGAAACTGAAATCTCAGTAGATGTTGAAAAACAAACCATAACCATTCAAGATAAAACCGAAAGCTTCGATATCGATTCGTATAAGAAAATTTGCCTGATTAATGGCTATGATGATATTGATTTTTTATTAAGTAAAAAAGAAGCGATCGAAGCTTTCGAACAACAATTACAAAAGGCATAA
- the leuC gene encoding 3-isopropylmalate dehydratase large subunit, whose protein sequence is MNTDKKTLFDKVWDAHVVDTIPDGPQIIYIDRHLIHEVTSPQAFAELEAKGVKVFRPQQITATVDHNVPTLHQDQPIKDDLSRTQVEQLGINCKKNNIEFYELGHPYQGIVHIISPELGITQPGMSIVCGDSHTSTHGAFGAIAFGIGTSQVAQVFASQCLLLNKPKSMRITVSGKLDEEVQPKDVILYIISKIGTDAGTGYFCEYAGNVFEEMSMEGRMTVCNMSIEMGARGGMIAPDQTTFDYVKGREFAPKGEAWEKKLAYWQTLKTDDGAQFDKEFHFRAEDIQPMMTYGTNPGMGISIQDNIPTPESESEQKALKYMGLQAGQKTSDINVNYVFIGSCTNARIEDFRSVAQYIKGKQKAGNIHALIVPGSQQVVQQIENEGLDKIFEAAGFQIRQPGCSACLAMNDDKIPDGEYCVSTSNRNFEGRQGQGARTILASPLTAAKVAIKGSL, encoded by the coding sequence ATGAACACAGATAAGAAAACACTTTTCGATAAAGTATGGGATGCTCACGTTGTAGATACCATACCAGATGGACCACAAATTATTTATATAGATAGACATTTAATTCACGAAGTAACCAGCCCTCAGGCTTTTGCAGAATTAGAAGCAAAAGGAGTAAAGGTTTTTAGACCTCAGCAGATTACAGCTACAGTGGATCATAATGTTCCTACTTTACATCAAGATCAGCCTATTAAGGATGATTTATCAAGAACTCAAGTAGAGCAACTTGGTATCAATTGCAAAAAAAATAATATCGAATTTTATGAATTAGGTCACCCATATCAAGGAATTGTCCATATTATTTCTCCCGAGCTAGGAATTACTCAACCAGGGATGAGCATTGTATGTGGAGATAGCCATACATCAACCCACGGTGCTTTTGGTGCTATTGCCTTTGGGATAGGTACCAGCCAAGTAGCTCAAGTTTTTGCAAGCCAATGTCTATTGCTCAATAAGCCTAAATCCATGCGTATTACCGTAAGTGGCAAGTTGGATGAAGAGGTGCAGCCTAAGGATGTGATTTTGTATATTATTTCCAAAATAGGGACCGATGCAGGAACCGGCTATTTTTGCGAATATGCAGGGAATGTTTTTGAAGAGATGAGTATGGAAGGTAGGATGACGGTTTGTAACATGAGTATTGAAATGGGAGCCCGTGGAGGGATGATAGCCCCAGATCAAACTACCTTTGATTATGTGAAAGGAAGAGAATTTGCACCGAAAGGGGAAGCTTGGGAGAAAAAACTAGCTTATTGGCAAACTCTAAAAACAGACGACGGAGCTCAGTTTGATAAAGAATTCCATTTTAGAGCAGAAGATATCCAGCCAATGATGACTTATGGAACCAACCCAGGAATGGGAATTTCCATTCAGGATAATATTCCTACGCCAGAAAGTGAGTCAGAGCAAAAGGCACTAAAATATATGGGATTGCAAGCAGGGCAGAAGACCTCTGATATTAATGTAAACTATGTATTTATCGGAAGCTGTACCAATGCTAGAATAGAAGACTTCCGTTCTGTAGCTCAATATATTAAAGGGAAACAAAAGGCAGGAAATATCCATGCACTTATTGTTCCGGGATCGCAGCAGGTGGTTCAACAAATAGAGAATGAAGGCTTGGATAAGATTTTTGAGGCAGCAGGATTCCAAATTCGTCAGCCAGGTTGCTCAGCATGTTTGGCAATGAATGATGATAAAATCCCTGATGGAGAATATTGTGTTTCTACATCTAATAGAAATTTTGAAGGAAGACAAGGGCAGGGAGCAAGAACTATTTTAGCGAGTCCTTTAACCGCAGCAAAAGTAGCAATTAAAGGTAGTTTATAA
- a CDS encoding 2-isopropylmalate synthase, with translation MKLEKIEIFDTTLRDGEQVPGCKLNAEQKLVIAQKLDDLGVDIIEAGFPISSPGDFHSVSEIAKIVRSAKVCALSRAHKKDIESAAQALKYAKKPRIHTGIGTSESHIKFKFNSTPEEIIERACEAVTYAKSFVDDVEFYAEDAGRTDNAFLAKVCQEVIKAGATVLNIPDTTGYCLPEEYGKKIKYLKDHVQGIDNVVLSTHCHNDLGLATANSIAGAVNGARQIECTINGIGERAGNTALEEVVMIFKQHQHLNFTTDINSRMLTELSLLTSEMMGMLVQPNKAIVGSNAFAHSSGIHQDGVIKNRETYEIINPEDVGVNKSSIVLTARSGRSALAYRFKNIGFDVTKNELDTLYVEFLKIADRKKEVNNDDLNLMMTAFAQTANYEHR, from the coding sequence ATGAAGCTCGAGAAAATTGAAATTTTTGACACTACCTTAAGAGATGGTGAACAAGTCCCAGGATGTAAATTGAATGCTGAACAGAAACTTGTGATTGCTCAAAAACTCGATGACCTCGGAGTTGATATTATAGAAGCAGGTTTCCCTATTTCTAGCCCTGGTGATTTTCATTCGGTATCAGAAATAGCAAAGATAGTAAGAAGTGCAAAAGTATGTGCGCTTTCCAGAGCTCATAAAAAAGATATAGAAAGTGCTGCTCAAGCTCTTAAATATGCTAAAAAACCAAGAATCCACACCGGAATAGGAACTTCGGAATCTCACATTAAATTCAAATTTAACTCTACTCCCGAAGAAATTATAGAAAGAGCTTGTGAAGCTGTGACATATGCTAAATCTTTTGTAGATGATGTGGAATTTTATGCTGAGGATGCAGGGAGAACAGATAATGCTTTTTTGGCTAAAGTTTGTCAAGAGGTGATAAAAGCAGGAGCTACAGTACTTAATATCCCAGATACCACAGGATATTGCTTGCCTGAAGAATACGGTAAAAAAATAAAATATTTAAAAGATCATGTGCAAGGGATTGATAATGTAGTTTTATCTACCCATTGTCATAATGATTTGGGGTTGGCAACGGCCAATTCAATTGCTGGAGCTGTTAACGGAGCAAGACAAATAGAATGCACTATTAATGGTATTGGCGAACGTGCAGGAAATACAGCACTAGAAGAAGTGGTGATGATTTTTAAACAACACCAACATCTTAATTTTACTACAGACATCAATAGCCGTATGTTAACGGAATTGAGTTTACTAACTTCAGAAATGATGGGCATGCTCGTGCAGCCTAACAAAGCCATAGTAGGATCCAACGCTTTTGCGCACAGTTCCGGAATTCACCAAGATGGTGTGATAAAAAACAGAGAAACTTATGAGATTATCAATCCGGAAGATGTGGGGGTAAACAAATCTTCAATAGTGCTTACTGCTCGTAGTGGGCGTTCTGCTTTGGCTTACCGTTTTAAAAATATAGGTTTTGACGTAACCAAAAATGAGCTGGATACTTTGTATGTAGAATTTTTGAAGATTGCTGACCGCAAAAAAGAAGTTAATAATGATGATTTGAATTTAATGATGACAGCTTTTGCTCAAACCGCAAATTATGAACACAGATAA
- the thrS gene encoding threonine--tRNA ligase has translation MIKITLPDGSIKEFEAAVTPLQVAQSISEGLARNTISAMVNGKQVEVTTPITQDATVQLLTWNDDLGKKAFWHSSAHLLAQAILEFYPNAKLTIGPAIESGFYYDVDFGDEVFSEKDFEKVEKKMLENAKKNSTFNLYPVSKAEALETYKDNPYKTELIENLNDGEITFCSHDNFFDLCRGGHIPATGIVKAAKILNAAGAYWRGDEKNKQLVRVYGITFPKQKELTEYLERLEEAKRRDHRKLGKELGIFTFSEKVGAGLPLWLPKGAALRKKLENFLSVAQKKAGYEMVITPHIGQKELYVTSGHYEKYGADSFQPIHTPREDEEFLLKPMNCPHHCEIYKSSQWSYKDLPKRFAEFGTVYRYEQSGELHGLTRVRGFTQDDAHLFCTPDQLLEEFENVIDLVLYVFKSLGFEDFTAQISLRDPENREKYIGTDENWEKAESAIITAANKKGLKTVVEYGEAAFYGPKLDFMVKDALGRKWQLGTIQVDYNLPERFDLWYTGSDNEKHRPVMIHRAPFGSMERFIAILIENTAGDFPLWLSPEQYIILPISEKYVDYAKKVSQLLENHDICGLIDERNEKTGRKIRDAELKKIPYMLVVGENEENNGSVSVRRRGEGDLGQMSIDDLVKHINNEIANQLNK, from the coding sequence ATGATAAAGATAACACTTCCGGATGGAAGCATAAAAGAATTCGAGGCAGCGGTAACACCGCTTCAGGTAGCCCAATCAATTAGCGAAGGATTGGCTCGTAACACTATTTCTGCAATGGTTAATGGTAAACAAGTAGAAGTTACCACACCTATTACACAAGATGCCACGGTTCAGCTTTTAACTTGGAACGACGATTTAGGTAAAAAAGCTTTTTGGCATTCTTCTGCTCACTTACTAGCCCAAGCCATTTTGGAATTTTATCCTAATGCAAAGTTAACCATTGGGCCAGCGATTGAAAGTGGCTTCTACTATGATGTTGACTTCGGTGATGAAGTTTTTTCAGAAAAAGATTTTGAAAAAGTTGAAAAGAAAATGCTAGAAAACGCAAAGAAAAATTCAACTTTCAACCTATATCCAGTTTCTAAAGCCGAAGCCTTAGAAACCTATAAAGACAACCCATACAAAACAGAGCTTATCGAGAATTTAAATGATGGCGAAATTACTTTCTGCTCTCATGATAACTTCTTCGACCTTTGTCGTGGTGGACACATCCCTGCTACGGGAATTGTAAAAGCTGCTAAAATCCTTAACGCAGCAGGAGCTTACTGGAGAGGTGATGAGAAAAACAAACAATTAGTTCGCGTATACGGAATTACATTCCCTAAACAAAAAGAACTTACAGAATACCTTGAAAGACTAGAAGAAGCAAAACGTAGAGACCACCGTAAACTAGGTAAGGAATTAGGCATCTTCACCTTTTCTGAAAAAGTAGGTGCGGGATTACCATTATGGTTGCCTAAAGGAGCTGCTTTAAGAAAAAAATTAGAAAACTTCCTATCTGTAGCTCAGAAAAAAGCGGGTTATGAAATGGTAATCACCCCTCATATTGGTCAAAAAGAACTTTATGTAACTTCTGGCCATTATGAAAAATACGGAGCAGACAGCTTTCAACCTATCCACACCCCTCGTGAGGACGAAGAGTTCCTACTAAAACCTATGAACTGCCCTCACCACTGTGAAATTTACAAATCTAGCCAATGGTCTTATAAAGATTTACCAAAACGTTTTGCAGAGTTCGGTACCGTATATCGTTATGAACAAAGTGGAGAACTTCATGGCCTTACAAGGGTAAGAGGATTTACTCAAGATGATGCTCACCTTTTCTGTACTCCAGACCAATTGCTAGAGGAATTCGAAAATGTAATTGACCTTGTACTTTATGTATTTAAATCTCTAGGTTTTGAAGACTTTACTGCACAAATTTCTTTAAGAGATCCTGAAAACCGCGAAAAATATATCGGTACAGACGAAAATTGGGAAAAAGCAGAGAGCGCTATCATTACAGCAGCTAATAAAAAAGGTCTTAAAACAGTTGTTGAATATGGTGAAGCGGCATTTTATGGTCCTAAATTAGACTTTATGGTAAAAGATGCCCTAGGTAGAAAATGGCAACTAGGAACCATACAAGTAGACTATAACCTTCCTGAAAGATTCGATTTATGGTACACAGGATCCGATAATGAAAAACACAGACCTGTTATGATCCACCGTGCACCTTTTGGATCTATGGAGCGTTTTATCGCTATCCTAATCGAAAATACCGCAGGAGACTTCCCATTATGGCTTAGTCCTGAGCAATATATCATCTTGCCAATTAGTGAAAAATATGTAGATTATGCGAAAAAAGTTTCGCAATTATTAGAAAATCACGATATTTGCGGACTGATAGACGAGCGTAACGAAAAAACAGGAAGAAAAATTCGTGACGCAGAGCTTAAGAAAATCCCTTACATGCTAGTAGTGGGAGAAAACGAAGAAAACAATGGTAGTGTTTCTGTAAGAAGAAGAGGAGAAGGAGACTTAGGTCAGATGTCTATAGATGATCTTGTGAAACATATCAATAATGAAATCGCTAACCAATTAAATAAGTAA
- the infC gene encoding translation initiation factor IF-3, with protein MRKQEDAHMINEKIRAKEVRLVGDNVEPGIYPVSVARKMAEEQELDLVAISDKVEPYVCRILDYKKFLYEQKKKQKELKAKQVKVVVKEIRFGPQTDDHDYEFKKKHAEKFLQEGSKLKTYVFFKGRSIIFKDQGEILLLKLAQELEHVGKVDQLPKLEGKRMIMMMSPKKTK; from the coding sequence ATGCGTAAGCAAGAAGATGCGCATATGATTAACGAAAAAATCAGAGCGAAAGAAGTTCGCTTGGTAGGTGATAATGTAGAGCCGGGAATATATCCTGTTTCCGTAGCTAGAAAAATGGCTGAAGAGCAAGAACTAGACCTTGTTGCAATTTCCGACAAAGTAGAACCTTATGTTTGTAGAATTTTAGATTATAAAAAATTCTTGTACGAACAAAAGAAAAAACAAAAGGAACTAAAAGCAAAACAAGTAAAAGTTGTTGTAAAAGAAATTCGTTTTGGTCCTCAGACTGATGATCATGACTACGAATTCAAAAAGAAACATGCCGAAAAATTCCTTCAAGAAGGCTCTAAGCTAAAAACTTATGTATTCTTTAAAGGTAGATCTATCATCTTCAAAGATCAAGGAGAAATCCTTCTTCTAAAACTAGCTCAAGAATTAGAGCATGTAGGAAAAGTAGATCAACTTCCAAAACTAGAAGGTAAAAGAATGATTATGATGATGAGTCCTAAAAAGACCAAGTAA
- the rpmI gene encoding 50S ribosomal protein L35 has protein sequence MPKLKTKSGAKKRFVLTGSGKIKRKHAYKSHILTKKETKQKRNLTQSGLVSQVDTRSVLRQLAIK, from the coding sequence ATGCCTAAATTAAAAACTAAATCAGGAGCTAAGAAGCGTTTTGTACTTACCGGTTCTGGTAAAATCAAAAGAAAGCATGCTTACAAAAGCCACATCTTGACTAAAAAAGAAACTAAACAGAAGAGAAATCTTACTCAGTCAGGTCTAGTTAGCCAAGTGGATACAAGAAGCGTACTTAGACAATTAGCAATCAAGTAG
- the rplT gene encoding 50S ribosomal protein L20: protein MPRSVNAVASRARRKKVLKQAKGFFGRRKNVWTVAKNAVEKAMQYAYRGRKEKKRNFRSLWITRINAGAREHGMSYSQFMGALKKNNIELNRKVLADLAMNHPEAFKAVVDQIK, encoded by the coding sequence ATGCCTAGATCAGTAAACGCGGTAGCTAGTAGAGCACGCAGAAAAAAAGTATTGAAGCAGGCTAAAGGTTTTTTCGGTAGAAGAAAAAACGTTTGGACTGTTGCTAAAAACGCGGTAGAAAAAGCAATGCAATATGCTTACCGTGGTAGAAAAGAAAAGAAAAGAAATTTCAGAAGCCTTTGGATTACTCGTATCAACGCGGGTGCTAGAGAGCACGGAATGTCTTACTCTCAATTCATGGGAGCTCTTAAGAAAAACAACATCGAGCTTAACAGAAAAGTTCTTGCTGACCTTGCAATGAACCACCCTGAAGCTTTCAAAGCTGTTGTAGATCAAATCAAATAA
- a CDS encoding Gfo/Idh/MocA family protein: MKNSVNRRDFLKTTSMAGLGALIPAHSLFDSSSFNAKKVRIGFIAVGLRGQTHVYNMAKRDDVEIVAFADPDPKMVEMAQKILKDNGKPAAKVYGNGDYDYRNLLKDKKIDAVFVSSPWNWHRAHGVEAMKAGKIVGMEVSGAINMDECWDYVDTSEKTGVPLMALENVCYRRDVMAVLNMVRKGMFGELVHGTGGYQHDLRPVLFTKGKDGKGVAFGEDGYSESKWRTQHHIDRNGDLYPTHGLGPLHTMMDINKGNRLVRLSSFASKARGLHQYIVDKAGEDHPNAKIQWKKGDIVTTTIQCHNGETIVLTHDVSLQRPYNLGFKVQGTRGLWEDIGWGDFNQGFIYFEKLMNHSHKWESSEKWMKENDHPMWKKYEEKAKGAGHGGMDYFLDNTFIECIKRNEPFPLDVYDLATWYAITPLSEKSVAENGTVQEIPDFTRGKWKTAKNIFAINEDY; this comes from the coding sequence ATGAAAAACTCAGTAAACAGAAGAGACTTTTTAAAGACTACTTCAATGGCTGGATTGGGCGCTCTAATTCCAGCTCATTCTCTATTTGATTCTTCTAGCTTCAATGCTAAAAAGGTAAGAATAGGCTTTATCGCAGTAGGCTTACGTGGGCAAACTCACGTTTACAACATGGCCAAAAGAGATGATGTAGAAATTGTAGCTTTTGCTGATCCAGATCCTAAAATGGTAGAAATGGCTCAAAAAATCTTAAAAGATAATGGCAAGCCTGCTGCTAAAGTATATGGAAATGGTGATTACGATTACAGAAACTTATTAAAAGACAAAAAAATAGATGCTGTCTTTGTATCTTCCCCTTGGAACTGGCACCGTGCACATGGCGTAGAAGCGATGAAAGCTGGTAAAATTGTAGGAATGGAAGTTTCTGGAGCTATCAATATGGATGAATGCTGGGATTATGTAGATACCTCTGAGAAAACAGGAGTTCCTTTAATGGCTCTTGAAAACGTTTGCTACAGAAGGGATGTTATGGCTGTTCTTAACATGGTTAGAAAAGGAATGTTCGGAGAGTTAGTACATGGTACAGGTGGCTACCAACATGATCTAAGACCTGTTCTTTTCACTAAAGGAAAAGACGGAAAAGGAGTAGCTTTTGGTGAAGATGGATACAGCGAATCTAAATGGAGAACCCAACACCACATCGATAGAAATGGAGATCTATACCCTACCCACGGTTTAGGGCCATTACACACCATGATGGATATTAATAAGGGGAACCGATTGGTAAGATTATCTTCTTTCGCTTCTAAAGCAAGAGGACTTCATCAATATATTGTAGATAAAGCTGGTGAAGATCACCCAAATGCTAAAATACAGTGGAAAAAAGGAGATATCGTAACAACTACTATCCAATGTCACAACGGGGAAACTATCGTCCTTACCCATGATGTTAGCTTACAGAGACCTTATAACCTAGGCTTCAAAGTACAAGGTACCAGAGGACTTTGGGAAGATATAGGTTGGGGAGACTTTAACCAAGGATTTATCTATTTCGAAAAATTAATGAACCACAGCCACAAATGGGAAAGTTCTGAAAAATGGATGAAAGAGAACGATCACCCAATGTGGAAAAAATACGAAGAAAAAGCGAAAGGAGCTGGTCACGGTGGTATGGATTATTTCTTAGACAATACATTTATTGAGTGTATCAAAAGAAACGAGCCATTCCCACTAGATGTTTATGACTTAGCTACTTGGTACGCTATTACTCCGTTAAGTGAGAAATCTGTTGCTGAGAATGGTACAGTACAAGAGATTCCTGACTTCACGAGAGGTAAATGGAAAACAGCTAAAAATATATTTGCAATTAATGAAGACTACTAA
- a CDS encoding sugar phosphate nucleotidyltransferase has protein sequence MKTTKNATLLVLAGGLGSRYKGKKQIDPMGPSGECLMEYSIYDAARAGFTQLVLIINDYFNQETKDHFQQIADNAGIQLDFVVQRLNTKLPIHHEDKLENRVKPWGTGHAILAAKDVIKNPFVVINADDYYNRHAFEKAYELIASDKINEHQYGMVSYPLSATLSENGSVSRGVCTINNGQLVTVVEHTNINKEGDKIICTLDDNSKKELAPETLVSMNFWVLDPSIFNVLERKFDQFLSNLKSEKAEFFIPFVIDEMVHEEGLKVVVETSKDKWFGVTYPEDKQLAINSIQELVSNGVYPSALW, from the coding sequence ATGAAGACTACTAAAAACGCGACTTTACTTGTCTTAGCAGGAGGCTTAGGCAGCAGATACAAAGGAAAAAAACAAATCGACCCTATGGGGCCTTCTGGAGAGTGCTTAATGGAATACTCCATTTACGATGCTGCCAGAGCTGGATTTACCCAATTGGTTTTGATTATTAATGACTACTTCAACCAAGAAACTAAAGATCATTTTCAACAAATAGCGGATAATGCAGGAATACAATTGGACTTCGTGGTACAAAGATTAAATACAAAATTACCAATCCACCACGAAGACAAGCTTGAAAATAGAGTAAAACCTTGGGGAACAGGGCATGCTATTTTAGCTGCTAAAGATGTCATCAAAAATCCTTTCGTCGTAATTAACGCAGATGATTATTACAATCGTCACGCTTTTGAAAAAGCATATGAGCTAATTGCTAGCGACAAGATTAACGAACACCAATACGGTATGGTTTCTTATCCGTTATCTGCTACTTTAAGTGAAAATGGAAGTGTTTCAAGAGGAGTATGTACAATTAACAACGGCCAACTTGTAACCGTTGTAGAACATACCAACATCAATAAAGAAGGAGATAAAATTATCTGTACTCTTGATGATAATTCTAAAAAAGAATTAGCTCCTGAGACTTTAGTATCTATGAATTTCTGGGTATTAGATCCTTCTATCTTCAACGTGCTAGAAAGAAAATTCGACCAGTTTTTATCTAACCTAAAATCAGAAAAAGCTGAATTTTTCATTCCGTTTGTAATTGACGAAATGGTTCATGAAGAAGGTTTAAAAGTTGTGGTGGAAACCTCTAAAGACAAATGGTTTGGGGTTACCTATCCTGAAGACAAGCAACTTGCCATCAATTCTATTCAAGAACTCGTTAGCAATGGAGTGTACCCTTCAGCTCTTTGGTAA
- a CDS encoding phosphotransferase enzyme family protein, translated as MNYSTILNTFITTQESDNVSIQAITDGHINTTLQVSILENGDTKHYILQKINHYIFKNPKAIMNSIEVVNQHLHQNGYPYERLETIPNLKGELLSIDENGNYWRMTKYIPNTYCVTKVENKEQAYEAAQTLSVFYSKILDLNPELIESSIPGFIDFEKRINDYKKALEAASDSRIQEAQSEIDFINLHLDLPNRFVENQKNGNFPLRVVHADPKISNVLFDNDSHKGRCVIDLDTLMPATILYDFGDMVRSYTNLREEDDPIADNIFSKEYFDAVKEGFLSHTSESLTDFEKQNLDYAGQVVVFIQAVRFLTDFLDNDQYYKINYPTHNLDRTKNQINLVKELLKLEPAL; from the coding sequence ATGAATTACAGTACAATACTCAATACATTTATTACAACCCAAGAGAGTGATAATGTGTCCATCCAAGCAATTACGGATGGACATATTAACACTACCTTACAAGTAAGTATTCTTGAAAACGGAGATACTAAGCACTATATCCTTCAAAAAATCAATCATTATATTTTCAAGAATCCTAAAGCAATTATGAATTCCATTGAAGTGGTAAATCAACACTTACACCAAAATGGATATCCTTATGAAAGATTAGAAACTATCCCCAACCTAAAGGGAGAGTTACTAAGCATTGATGAAAACGGAAATTATTGGAGAATGACCAAGTATATCCCGAATACTTACTGTGTAACCAAGGTTGAAAATAAAGAGCAAGCTTATGAAGCTGCCCAAACGCTAAGCGTTTTTTATTCAAAAATTTTAGATTTAAATCCAGAGTTAATTGAATCTTCTATCCCTGGGTTCATCGATTTTGAAAAAAGAATCAACGATTACAAAAAAGCGCTGGAAGCTGCTAGTGATAGCAGAATACAAGAAGCACAATCAGAAATAGATTTCATTAATCTACATCTGGATTTGCCCAATCGTTTTGTAGAAAACCAGAAAAATGGGAATTTCCCGCTTCGAGTAGTACATGCAGATCCTAAAATCAGTAATGTTCTATTTGATAACGATTCCCATAAAGGTCGTTGTGTTATAGATCTAGATACTCTTATGCCTGCAACAATTTTATATGACTTCGGGGATATGGTAAGGTCATATACCAATCTAAGAGAGGAAGACGACCCTATTGCAGACAATATTTTTAGTAAAGAATATTTTGATGCAGTAAAAGAAGGTTTCCTTTCCCACACTTCAGAATCCTTAACTGATTTTGAAAAACAAAACTTAGACTATGCAGGACAAGTTGTTGTCTTTATCCAGGCTGTCCGTTTCTTAACCGATTTCCTAGATAACGACCAATACTACAAAATAAATTATCCTACCCACAACCTAGACAGGACTAAGAACCAAATAAATCTTGTAAAAGAATTATTAAAACTAGAACCAGCTTTATAA